The Acidimicrobiales bacterium sequence TCGCGTGACGCTGGGGCCGCCGACGTGGCGGAGCAGTTCGACATCCGGCTCGCTCCCCGGCAGGAAGCCGTGCAGGACCGTCGCCGGCGTGGACCCGCGGAGCTCCGGGCCGGCCATCGCGTCACACCCGCTCCCTACTCTCGGTTCCATCAACCGAAGCGAGGAAGTGGAGCTGGAGATGAAGGTGTTGGTGGCGACGACCGAGGGGCAGGGCCTCTTCGACGATGACTACTGCTGGACCGTCGAGGGCGAGCTCGTCTACGTCCAGGCGACGATGTGCTCGAATCCCAGGTGCGGGTGTGACCGCGGCTTCGCAGGCATGAGTAGCAGTCGGGCGACCACGACGGCGAAGGTGGTCGACCGTCCGGATTTCTCGGCCGCCGACTACCAGCGAGCCCTCGTCGACTCCCTGACTCGAGGCGGCTGGATCGAGGCCGGCGATCAGAGCGACGAAACCGTTGGCTTCGTCGCAGAGGTGTTCGCGCTGCTCACATGGATCACGGACCGTTCAGAGGTCGGTTCCCACGTTCGCCGCAACGGTGACGAGGTCTTCTTCGATCGCCCCGCCGATGCTGCCTAGCACTTGTGTATGCATATAGGCATGCATCTGGCGCTTGCCGTACGTCGTCTGCGTCAGGAGCGCATGGGGGCGCAGCTTTCGGCCGATCTGTCCGGCGAGGAGATCGACTGGCTCGATGCTGACCTCGGGTGACGTCATCGATCTCGACCTCGGCTCACCGACGGGACGAGAGGTAGGTTCCCGCATCCGGCCATCGTCGTGACCGCCCAGCGGGTGCTCGAGCCGGACGCTGCCAACGGGCTGTCGGCCCGCTCCGCAGCCCAGTGTCAGCACGTCCGCGCCGTGTCGACCAGCCGGACCGACGAAGTCCGGGGAACGATCGGGGCTGTCGAACTCCGTCAGATCCGGGAGATCATCGGCACACTGCTCGACATCGACGCCTGACTCGTTCTTCCCGCCGGTCAGCCATCGACGAGGAGGAGGTGTCCGCCGCCGAAACTCAGTCGAAGACCACTCGCTCGCGAAGCCAATCGGCGAGCGCTGCTTCGTCGATCTCGCCTGCCGCGACCGCGAGCATGGTCTGCTCGGCGTCGTCGACATCGGGGGGATCAGGATTCCAGTAGCCATCGTTGAGGTCAATGAACATCACGAGCGCGGCCCATGCAGCACGCTTGTTGCCGTCGGGCAGCGGATGATTGCGGGCAAGCCGCCAGCAGAGAACCGCCGCCTTGTCGGCGACGTCGGGATAGAAGTCCTCGTCCCCGAAGCCGGCCATGGGCGCGTGGAGCGCCGAGTCGGCGAGGTCGATCCGGCCGGACTTGGCGAGAACCTCAGCTGACACGCCGGTGACCTGTTCGGAGAGCCACAGATACTCGGCGAGGTCGATGTAGCGGGTCACTTGGCCAGGCGTTCGAGGAGCTCCTTGTCGCGTTCGATGAGTCGCTTGGCCCGCGACGTGAAGTCGTCGTCCGCCCGAACTCGTTCGATCTCCGCGCTCAGGGAATCGATGATGAGTTGGTTCACGCTCGTGCCCTTCACTCGCGCGACGGCTTCCGCCTCGTCTGCGAGTTCGTTGGGGAGTCGGACGGTAGTTTGCTTTGGCATGACATCATGATGTCATGATGGCCTGAAGATGGCAAGCAAGCGCACCGCCGCCGGCACCGGCGGTCAATCCTGGAAGAACGTCTTCGTCGGGGTGATGCGGAGTACGGTGCGCCGCTGCTCGTCGAGCATGGGGACGATGGTCGTCGGGTCCGGCGGGTCGCCGCCGGACAGCACGCCGAACACCGCAGCGGTGAGTTCGGCCCGCAGCGGATCGGCGTCGATCGTCTCAGCGTCTCCGTAGACAACCAGGTGGACCCGCCCGTCGGGGACGGTCAGCGACACCTTCGGTTGCCGCACGGCGTTCTTCCACTTGGCGGTGTAGTCCTTCGCCGACACGACGAGTCGGCCGTCGTCGTCCACCGCGTAGCCGACCATCGACTGCTGCGGGGAACCGTCGCGGCGGCCGGTGGCCAGGACGGCCCAGGTGTGCGACTCGAGGTACTCGCGGTGATCGGGGTCCCAGTCGAAGGTCATGGCGTGCGCGTTCCTGTCGGTCCGGAGTGTTGACGGATCATTGCTCGTTCTCCTGGGTGTCGGTGGCGTGCTTGCCGGGCGTCCATCCCTGCTCGCCGAGGTGACGGCCGGCGGCGGCGGTGGGGGTCGGTTCGAGGGTGGTGGCGAGGGTGTCGTTCCAGCGGTTGAGGAAGCCGAAGAGGGAGCAGACGGCGACGATCGCGGTGATCTGGTCGTCGGTGTAGTGGGTTCGGCAGTTGTCGATGTGGGTGTCGGTGACGGCGTTGGGGTGTTGGCCGGTGTGGAAGGCGAGGGTGAGGGCGGCGCGTTCGGCGTCGGTGAAGTGGTTGCTGGTCTGGTAGGTCCAGAGGTCGGCGAGTTTGTCGGGGTGGATGCCGAGGTGTTCGGCGTGGGCGATGGTGTGGGCTTGGCAGTAGCGGCAGCCGGCGGCGGCGCTGGAGAGGTGGCCGCACATCTGGGCGAGCTCGGGAGTGATGAGCCCGTTCATGGCCGCGGCCAGTGCGGTGCTGGCATGACTCTCCATCAACCCGGGCACCCGCGCCAT is a genomic window containing:
- a CDS encoding Fic family protein, which codes for MTRYIDLAEYLWLSEQVTGVSAEVLAKSGRIDLADSALHAPMAGFGDEDFYPDVADKAAVLCWRLARNHPLPDGNKRAAWAALVMFIDLNDGYWNPDPPDVDDAEQTMLAVAAGEIDEAALADWLRERVVFD
- a CDS encoding YlcI/YnfO family protein encodes the protein MPKQTTVRLPNELADEAEAVARVKGTSVNQLIIDSLSAEIERVRADDDFTSRAKRLIERDKELLERLAK
- a CDS encoding TIGR03618 family F420-dependent PPOX class oxidoreductase is translated as MTFDWDPDHREYLESHTWAVLATGRRDGSPQQSMVGYAVDDDGRLVVSAKDYTAKWKNAVRQPKVSLTVPDGRVHLVVYGDAETIDADPLRAELTAAVFGVLSGGDPPDPTTIVPMLDEQRRTVLRITPTKTFFQD
- a CDS encoding carboxymuconolactone decarboxylase family protein, whose product is MPSRIDPVPREDLAEHDGLFTAYEQIMGFVPQTVLTMARVPGLMESHASTALAAAMNGLITPELAQMCGHLSSAAAGCRYCQAHTIAHAEHLGIHPDKLADLWTYQTSNHFTDAERAALTLAFHTGQHPNAVTDTHIDNCRTHYTDDQITAIVAVCSLFGFLNRWNDTLATTLEPTPTAAAGRHLGEQGWTPGKHATDTQENEQ